Proteins encoded within one genomic window of Triticum aestivum cultivar Chinese Spring chromosome 2D, IWGSC CS RefSeq v2.1, whole genome shotgun sequence:
- the LOC123050417 gene encoding transcription factor ILI1-like, translating to MSSSSRRSRTRSAGSSPSISEDQISELLSKLQALLPESQARNGAHRGSAARVLQETCSYIRSLHREVDDLSETLAALLASDAVTAEQAAVIRSLLM from the exons ATGTCGTCGAGCAGCCGAAGGTCACGCACGCGGAGCGCCGGGAGCTCGCCGTCGATCTCGGAGGACCAGATCTCCGAGCTGCTGTCCAAGCTGCAGGCGCTGCTCCCGGAGTCCCAAGCTCGCAATGGCGCTCACAGG GGTTCGGCGGCGAGGGTGCTGCAGGAGACTTGCAGCTACATCCGGAGCCTGCACCGGGAGGTGGACGACCTCAGCGAGACCCTCGCCGCGCTGCTCGCCTCCGACGCCGTCACCGCCGAGCAGGCCGCCGTCATCAGGAGCCTCCTCATGTGA